The following are encoded together in the Deinococcus soli (ex Cha et al. 2016) genome:
- the nadC gene encoding carboxylating nicotinate-nucleotide diphosphorylase: MLSLDERLRAALAEDIGRGDATTLATIPAAQQARAEFLLKEAGVLSGLAVATRVFALVDPTVTVTWTAQDGEARTRGPVGTVQGAARSLLTGERLALNLMQRLSGVATQTRRHVDALGESRTRLLDTRKTTPLWRDLEKQAVRHGGGFNHRAGLDDGILIKDNHVAAAGSITEAIRRARDAAYLLKVECEVPDLAGLEEALRAGADRVLLDNMSDDLLAQAVAVRDRLAPHVTLEASGNMTPARLPAVAASGVDFVSAGGLTHSAPALDISLNFIPLPETALPEDPK; the protein is encoded by the coding sequence GTGCTGAGTCTGGATGAGCGCCTGCGCGCCGCCCTGGCCGAGGACATCGGCCGCGGCGACGCCACGACCCTCGCCACCATTCCCGCCGCGCAGCAGGCCCGCGCGGAGTTCCTGCTCAAGGAGGCCGGGGTGCTCAGCGGCCTGGCGGTCGCCACGCGCGTGTTCGCGCTGGTGGACCCGACCGTGACCGTCACCTGGACCGCGCAGGATGGCGAGGCACGCACCCGCGGCCCGGTCGGCACGGTGCAGGGCGCGGCCCGCAGCCTCCTGACCGGCGAGCGGCTGGCCCTGAACCTCATGCAGCGCCTGTCGGGCGTGGCGACCCAGACGCGCCGTCACGTGGACGCCCTGGGCGAGTCGCGCACGCGCTTGCTCGACACCCGCAAGACCACGCCGCTGTGGCGCGACTTGGAAAAACAGGCCGTGCGGCACGGGGGCGGCTTCAACCACCGCGCGGGCCTGGACGACGGCATCCTGATCAAGGACAACCACGTCGCCGCCGCCGGGAGCATCACCGAGGCGATCCGCCGCGCGCGGGACGCCGCGTACCTGCTGAAAGTCGAGTGCGAGGTGCCCGACCTCGCCGGGCTGGAGGAAGCCCTGCGCGCCGGGGCCGACCGGGTGCTGCTGGACAACATGAGTGACGACCTGCTGGCCCAGGCGGTGGCGGTGCGGGACCGGCTGGCGCCGCACGTCACGCTGGAGGCCAGCGGCAACATGACGCCCGCGCGCCTGCCTGCCGTGGCGGCCAGCGGCGTGGATTTCGTGAGCGCCGGGGGCCTGACCCACTCCGCGCCCGCGCTGGACATCAGCCTGAACTTCATTCCCCTTCCCGAGACTGCACTGCCCGAGGACCCCAAATGA
- a CDS encoding TetR/AcrR family transcriptional regulator: MVPRNRSVRRTKAALQSALVDLLLEQKNLQSVTVQAICDRANISRSTFYLHFENKDEVLSSYLLQMIGRVHDALRAWTGSDDTRWTVYFAHIAHIAPILGSLSLDGGPHAILSRYERQFAVIMQDLVMPGRVPTNDTAVGYAAHYLSGGLLALTWWWVEEDRCGTPAQEMSRRYHALCSGQLCP, from the coding sequence ATGGTGCCCCGAAATCGCAGTGTCAGGCGAACCAAGGCGGCGCTCCAGTCCGCACTGGTGGACCTCCTGCTGGAACAGAAGAACCTTCAGTCCGTCACGGTGCAGGCCATCTGCGACCGCGCGAACATCAGCCGCTCGACTTTCTACCTGCACTTCGAGAACAAGGACGAGGTGCTCAGCAGTTACCTCCTGCAGATGATCGGCCGGGTCCACGACGCCCTGCGCGCCTGGACCGGCTCGGACGACACCCGCTGGACCGTGTACTTCGCGCACATCGCGCACATCGCCCCGATCCTGGGGTCCCTGAGTCTGGACGGCGGCCCGCACGCGATCCTGTCGCGCTACGAGCGGCAGTTCGCGGTGATCATGCAGGACCTCGTCATGCCGGGCCGCGTCCCCACGAACGACACGGCGGTCGGGTACGCCGCGCATTACCTCAGCGGGGGCCTGCTGGCCCTGACGTGGTGGTGGGTCGAGGAGGACCGCTGCGGCACGCCCGCGCAGGAGATGTCCCGCCGGTACCACGCGCTGTGCAGCGGCCAGCTCTGCCCGTAG
- a CDS encoding RNHCP domain-containing protein: protein MSGERRFTVQGTNNSFTCANCGSEVHPLQNGSVRNHCPACLHSLHVDVMPGDRACDCHGVMEPVDVDQSGKKGWVIVHRCRRCGFTGRNRAALDDPGQPDSWDALIAISSRRRD from the coding sequence GTGAGCGGCGAGCGGCGCTTCACGGTGCAGGGCACGAACAACTCGTTCACCTGCGCCAACTGCGGGTCCGAGGTGCATCCCCTGCAGAACGGGTCGGTGCGCAACCACTGCCCGGCGTGCCTGCACAGCCTGCACGTGGACGTCATGCCCGGCGACCGCGCCTGCGACTGCCACGGCGTGATGGAACCCGTGGACGTGGACCAGAGCGGGAAGAAGGGCTGGGTGATCGTGCACCGCTGCCGCAGGTGCGGATTCACGGGCCGCAACCGCGCCGCGCTGGACGACCCGGGGCAGCCGGACAGCTGGGACGCGCTGATCGCGATCAGCAGCCGCAGGCGCGACTGA
- a CDS encoding MOSC domain-containing protein produces the protein MTPTLKLDAVCVGQPTALRVGKRDDISGIDKHPVPGRVTVGVERLDGDHIDNRKHHGGPDQAAYLYTAPDYDHWTEVLGEPLRPGTLGENLVLSGLESAQLRVGDRLTVHAPEGDVVFEVTAPRIPCATLAAHMGDGTFAKTFARARRPGAYLRVLQPGTVGAGDRVTFTPAEDGAPTIGELFDLWFGAKPDAATLEGYLRWPLAVRMRQDVQEHLDDARD, from the coding sequence ATGACCCCCACCCTCAAGCTGGACGCCGTGTGCGTCGGGCAGCCGACCGCCCTGCGCGTCGGGAAACGCGACGACATCAGCGGGATCGACAAGCACCCGGTACCGGGCCGCGTGACCGTCGGCGTGGAACGACTGGACGGCGACCACATCGACAACAGGAAGCACCACGGTGGACCCGATCAGGCGGCGTACCTGTACACCGCGCCCGATTACGACCACTGGACCGAGGTGCTGGGCGAGCCGCTGCGGCCCGGCACCCTGGGTGAGAATCTCGTCCTGAGCGGGCTGGAGTCCGCGCAGCTCCGGGTGGGGGACCGCCTGACCGTGCATGCCCCCGAGGGTGACGTGGTGTTTGAGGTCACCGCGCCCCGCATTCCCTGCGCGACCCTCGCGGCGCACATGGGGGACGGCACCTTCGCGAAGACGTTCGCGCGGGCCCGCCGCCCCGGCGCGTACCTGCGTGTCCTCCAGCCTGGCACAGTGGGCGCGGGTGACCGGGTGACATTCACGCCCGCCGAGGACGGCGCCCCGACCATCGGTGAGCTGTTCGACCTGTGGTTCGGCGCCAAGCCCGACGCCGCCACCCTGGAAGGCTACCTGCGCTGGCCGCTCGCCGTCCGAATGCGCCAGGACGTGCAGGAGCACCTGGACGACGCCCGGGACTGA
- a CDS encoding MBL fold metallo-hydrolase: protein MTVHTLDLNFQNTPGVIASSVFDTGDGLAVVDTGPGSTLGALATGLGGLGASLADVRHVLLTHIHFDHAGAAGTVLDRVPQARAYVHERGAAHLSRPERLLASATQIYGEHMDTLWGPMQPIDPGRLTVLKGGEALTMGRVPVQVHYTPGHAVHHVSYHAGDALFLGDVGGIRLDVAQTPRAPTPPPDINLEAWRDSLSVLETLDARTLHLAHFGAYPNTPAHWAGLRATMTADAERVRAGLTAGLDSQAITTAFTEELMHDLSLEDPTLPARYDFACPPWMSVQGLLRYWARQAARGTA, encoded by the coding sequence ATGACAGTCCACACGCTCGACCTGAACTTCCAGAACACGCCGGGGGTGATCGCGTCCAGCGTGTTCGACACCGGGGACGGGCTGGCGGTCGTGGATACCGGGCCGGGCAGCACCCTGGGCGCGCTGGCGACCGGGCTGGGCGGGCTGGGCGCATCGCTGGCGGACGTGCGGCACGTGCTGCTCACGCACATTCACTTCGACCACGCGGGCGCGGCGGGCACGGTGCTGGACCGGGTGCCGCAGGCCCGCGCGTACGTGCACGAACGCGGCGCGGCGCACCTGTCGCGCCCGGAGCGGCTGCTGGCGAGCGCCACGCAGATCTACGGCGAGCACATGGACACCCTGTGGGGCCCCATGCAGCCCATCGATCCCGGGCGCCTGACCGTCCTGAAGGGTGGCGAGGCGTTGACGATGGGCCGAGTGCCCGTGCAGGTGCACTACACGCCGGGTCACGCCGTGCACCACGTCTCGTACCACGCCGGGGACGCCCTGTTCCTGGGGGACGTGGGGGGCATCCGGCTGGACGTTGCCCAGACACCCCGCGCGCCCACGCCCCCGCCGGACATCAATCTGGAGGCGTGGCGGGACAGTCTCTCCGTGCTGGAGACGCTGGACGCCCGGACGCTGCACCTCGCGCATTTCGGGGCGTACCCGAACACGCCCGCCCACTGGGCCGGGCTGCGCGCGACCATGACCGCCGACGCCGAGCGCGTCCGCGCGGGCCTGACGGCCGGACTGGACTCGCAGGCCATCACGACCGCCTTCACCGAGGAGCTTATGCACGACCTGTCCCTGGAAGACCCGACTCTGCCCGCCCGTTACGATTTCGCGTGCCCGCCGTGGAT
- a CDS encoding response regulator, producing MTRSTLPDVTTRSPLIVVLDDDPHECTLLGTLIQDTWPRCAVQAGPPTAALLRDLTRPDGLRPDLLIVEQDMPGCMGLDILRTVRASPGGQTLPVVILSADEDPRGAAAAHHAGASAYHVRPTAPAAYRALLADLLRTFLPDRAD from the coding sequence ATGACCCGTTCCACCCTTCCCGACGTCACCACACGGTCACCCCTGATCGTCGTCCTGGACGACGACCCGCACGAATGCACCCTGCTGGGCACCCTGATCCAGGACACCTGGCCGCGCTGCGCGGTGCAGGCCGGACCACCCACCGCCGCGCTGCTGCGCGACCTGACCCGACCGGACGGCCTGCGCCCCGACCTGCTGATCGTCGAGCAGGACATGCCCGGCTGCATGGGCCTGGACATCCTGCGGACCGTGCGGGCCTCGCCGGGCGGGCAGACCCTGCCAGTCGTGATCCTCAGCGCCGACGAGGACCCGCGCGGCGCGGCCGCCGCCCACCACGCCGGCGCCAGCGCGTACCATGTGCGCCCCACCGCGCCCGCCGCGTACCGCGCGCTGCTGGCCGACCTGCTGCGGACCTTCCTGCCCGACCGGGCCGACTGA
- a CDS encoding esterase/lipase family protein, protein MTAPRLPLTLLLAVTSLLSACRSDPAAPTPAQAGTRLSVAATPTPTEATATPKLTDLTATYPGGTQSRTLALDKSVPLILVHGLGGWGRDEGLGLRYWGGLLDVQADLRAQGYTVYTASLGPVSSNWDRAAELYAQIRGGCVDYGAAHAQTQGHARTDPKKCYAGFYPGWDATRPVNLLGHSMGGQTARLLVKLLDDGDAANRASGGLFTGGRAGWVRNVMTVSSPNSGSPAADTLQDSIPMFKNLILAFASSVGGLDPENFVYDFDLGHWGLSRAAGETFTSYNTRVFNSGIWTSRDQAAYDLSVDGSAALNTYVGRSRTTKYFSWETNATSRGLVSGWHYPNLTMNAVLSPIAYPYAWPLKPGLGNISGRSPGGIGYDSSWWANDGIVPNRSMNAPLGQTSAAYTGQITAPGSWYRLGRVDGYDHIDITGNLSFRDVKAFYRNQAAFLAGQ, encoded by the coding sequence ATGACCGCACCCCGACTTCCCCTCACACTGCTCCTTGCCGTCACCAGCCTCCTGTCCGCGTGCCGCAGCGACCCCGCCGCGCCCACCCCGGCCCAGGCGGGCACCCGCCTGAGCGTCGCCGCGACCCCCACCCCGACCGAGGCGACCGCCACGCCGAAACTCACTGACCTGACCGCCACGTACCCCGGCGGCACGCAATCGCGCACGCTGGCGCTGGACAAGAGCGTCCCGCTGATCCTCGTGCACGGGCTGGGCGGCTGGGGCCGCGACGAGGGCCTGGGCCTGCGCTACTGGGGCGGACTGCTGGACGTGCAGGCGGACCTGCGCGCCCAGGGGTACACCGTGTACACCGCCAGCCTGGGGCCGGTCAGCAGCAACTGGGACCGCGCGGCGGAACTGTACGCGCAGATCAGGGGCGGCTGCGTGGACTACGGCGCGGCGCACGCCCAGACGCAGGGGCACGCCCGCACCGACCCGAAGAAATGCTACGCCGGGTTCTACCCCGGCTGGGACGCCACGCGCCCCGTGAACCTACTGGGGCACTCCATGGGCGGGCAGACCGCGCGGCTGCTCGTGAAACTGCTGGACGACGGGGACGCCGCGAACCGCGCCAGTGGCGGCCTGTTCACCGGGGGCCGCGCCGGGTGGGTGCGCAATGTCATGACGGTCAGCTCCCCGAACAGCGGCTCTCCGGCGGCCGACACGTTGCAGGACTCGATTCCCATGTTCAAGAACCTGATCCTGGCCTTCGCGTCCAGCGTGGGTGGCCTGGACCCCGAAAATTTCGTGTACGACTTCGACCTGGGCCACTGGGGACTGAGCCGCGCGGCCGGTGAGACCTTTACCTCGTACAACACGCGCGTGTTCAACTCCGGCATCTGGACGTCCCGCGATCAGGCCGCGTACGACCTGAGCGTGGACGGCTCGGCGGCGCTGAACACGTACGTGGGCCGCAGCCGCACCACGAAGTACTTCTCCTGGGAAACGAACGCCACCAGCAGAGGCCTCGTCTCGGGCTGGCACTACCCGAACCTGACCATGAACGCCGTCCTCTCCCCCATCGCGTACCCGTACGCGTGGCCGCTCAAGCCGGGCCTGGGCAACATCAGCGGCCGCAGCCCGGGCGGGATCGGGTACGACAGCTCGTGGTGGGCGAACGACGGGATCGTCCCGAACCGCTCCATGAACGCCCCGCTGGGCCAGACCAGCGCCGCGTACACCGGGCAGATCACGGCCCCAGGAAGCTGGTACCGCCTGGGCCGCGTGGACGGGTACGACCACATCGACATCACGGGGAACCTGTCCTTCCGGGACGTGAAGGCCTTCTACCGCAATCAGGCGGCGTTCCTGGCCGGGCAGTAG
- the nadA gene encoding quinolinate synthase NadA, which translates to MTDSAPEAVNPVVPRPQTPHRDLLQLEVLPDEAQIRADIERLRKERNAVIIAHNYQRPEVQGIADFVGDSLGLSRQAAKTDADVIVFAGVHFMAETAAILNPEKTVLLPDLRAGCSLADTVTAQGIRDWKTQNPGGLVVTYVNTTADVKAESDYCVTSGNAVQVVQSLPEGVPVLFAPDRFLAAHVIRETGRAMDVWDGACHVHEAIRPEDVQGQQAAYPDAELLIHPECGCSSRILGAIPELQLYSTEGMIHRAKASPAQAFIVVTETGMVTRLEHDVPDKTFIPVSRTACCEYMKMITLDNIRDALVNLEPRVTVPADIRALALKPIERMLAIG; encoded by the coding sequence ATGACCGACTCTGCTCCTGAAGCCGTGAATCCCGTCGTCCCCCGCCCCCAGACCCCGCACCGCGACCTGCTGCAACTGGAGGTCCTGCCCGACGAGGCGCAGATCCGCGCGGACATCGAACGCCTCCGGAAGGAGCGCAACGCGGTGATCATCGCGCACAACTACCAGCGGCCCGAGGTGCAGGGAATCGCGGACTTCGTCGGGGACTCGCTGGGCCTCTCTCGGCAGGCGGCGAAAACCGACGCGGACGTGATCGTGTTCGCCGGGGTGCATTTCATGGCGGAAACCGCCGCGATCCTCAACCCGGAAAAGACCGTGCTGCTGCCCGACCTGCGCGCCGGGTGCTCCCTGGCCGACACCGTGACCGCGCAGGGCATCCGCGACTGGAAGACGCAGAACCCTGGCGGGCTGGTCGTCACGTATGTGAACACCACGGCCGACGTGAAGGCCGAGAGCGACTACTGCGTCACCAGCGGCAACGCCGTGCAGGTCGTGCAGAGCCTCCCGGAGGGCGTGCCGGTCCTGTTCGCCCCCGACCGGTTCCTGGCGGCGCACGTGATCCGCGAGACGGGCCGCGCCATGGACGTCTGGGACGGCGCGTGCCACGTGCACGAGGCGATCCGCCCCGAGGACGTGCAGGGCCAGCAGGCGGCGTACCCGGACGCGGAACTCCTCATCCACCCCGAGTGCGGCTGCTCCAGCCGGATCCTCGGCGCCATTCCCGAGTTGCAGCTGTACTCCACCGAGGGCATGATCCACCGCGCCAAGGCCAGCCCCGCGCAGGCATTCATCGTCGTCACCGAGACCGGCATGGTCACCCGCCTGGAACACGACGTGCCCGACAAGACCTTCATTCCCGTCAGCCGCACCGCCTGCTGCGAGTACATGAAGATGATCACCCTGGACAACATCCGCGACGCCCTGGTGAACCTCGAACCCCGCGTGACCGTCCCGGCGGACATCCGCGCGCTGGCCCTGAAACCCATCGAACGCATGCTCGCCATCGGGTAA
- the nadB gene encoding L-aspartate oxidase, whose amino-acid sequence MDGEQTGRGWRTLGGVKMLETELLVVGGGVAGAYATLTARSYGADVLLACKTPLVGGSTRWAQGGIAAPLAEGDEDAHAQDTVKAGRGLCEPEAVQAFVRDARSHVETLRDLGVTFSPHATLEGGHSRARIRHQGDATGHAISVALAEALQAGRSPALRLMEHAFVRNLRVSGGAVVGADLLTPDGPVRVRAGAVLLATGGFGRLYPVTTAPPEGTGDGLGLAWQAGAALRDLEFVQFHPTAVVRDGAAHLVTEAARGEGGRLLNARGERFMERYDPALELAPRDVVARAIAAEIAATGRVDLDLRHLGAAFVRSRFPTVTASLAPLGLDLGADLIPVQPAVHYTMGGVQTDVQGRSSVPGLYAAGEVASSGLHGANRLASNSLSEGLVFGARAARAALAALKAVPARSEALDAPLVDPACLPDLRAVVAGAAGLRRDAAGLRAALDGWQWPGTTTESRESLEAGHLALIGGRLLRAALAREESRGGHHRTDFPREAASAVHSVQSRALGDGVARVPVGVPEARAAVLGSSA is encoded by the coding sequence ATGGACGGCGAACAGACCGGGCGGGGCTGGCGTACCCTGGGCGGCGTGAAGATGCTGGAAACGGAGCTGCTCGTGGTGGGCGGCGGGGTGGCCGGGGCGTACGCGACCCTCACGGCGCGCAGTTACGGGGCGGACGTCCTGCTGGCCTGCAAGACGCCCCTCGTGGGCGGTTCGACCCGCTGGGCGCAGGGCGGCATCGCCGCGCCGCTGGCGGAGGGCGACGAGGACGCGCACGCGCAGGACACCGTGAAGGCCGGGCGGGGCCTGTGCGAGCCGGAAGCGGTGCAGGCCTTCGTGCGCGACGCCCGCTCGCACGTGGAGACCCTGCGGGACCTGGGCGTGACGTTCAGTCCGCACGCCACGCTGGAGGGCGGGCACAGCCGGGCGCGCATCCGGCATCAGGGGGACGCGACCGGGCACGCGATCAGCGTGGCGCTCGCCGAGGCCCTGCAGGCGGGGCGCAGTCCGGCGCTGCGGCTGATGGAGCACGCGTTCGTACGCAACCTGCGCGTGTCGGGCGGCGCGGTGGTGGGCGCGGACCTGCTCACGCCGGACGGCCCGGTACGGGTGCGGGCGGGGGCGGTGCTGCTCGCCACGGGGGGTTTCGGGCGGCTGTACCCGGTGACGACCGCGCCGCCCGAGGGCACCGGGGACGGGCTGGGGCTGGCGTGGCAGGCGGGCGCGGCGCTGCGGGACCTGGAGTTCGTGCAGTTCCACCCGACCGCCGTGGTGCGGGACGGCGCGGCGCACCTGGTCACCGAGGCCGCGCGGGGTGAGGGGGGCCGCTTATTGAACGCGCGCGGTGAGCGCTTCATGGAGCGCTACGACCCGGCGCTGGAACTCGCGCCGAGGGACGTGGTGGCGCGCGCGATCGCCGCGGAGATCGCCGCGACGGGCCGCGTGGATCTGGACCTGCGGCACCTGGGCGCGGCGTTCGTGCGCTCGCGCTTCCCGACGGTGACGGCGTCCCTGGCCCCGCTGGGCCTGGACCTGGGCGCGGACCTGATCCCGGTACAGCCCGCCGTGCACTACACGATGGGCGGCGTGCAGACGGACGTGCAGGGCCGCTCGAGCGTGCCGGGCCTGTACGCGGCGGGCGAGGTAGCGTCCAGTGGCCTGCACGGCGCGAACCGCCTGGCGAGCAACAGCCTGTCGGAGGGGCTGGTGTTCGGCGCGCGGGCGGCCCGCGCGGCCCTGGCCGCCCTGAAGGCCGTGCCCGCCCGCTCGGAGGCACTGGACGCGCCGCTGGTGGACCCGGCCTGCCTGCCCGATCTGCGCGCGGTGGTGGCGGGCGCGGCGGGCCTGCGCCGGGACGCGGCGGGCCTGCGCGCGGCGCTGGACGGCTGGCAGTGGCCGGGCACGACCACCGAGTCCCGTGAGAGTCTGGAGGCGGGGCACCTCGCCCTGATCGGCGGGCGGCTGCTGCGCGCCGCCCTGGCCCGCGAGGAGTCGCGCGGCGGGCATCACCGCACGGACTTCCCGCGTGAGGCGGCGTCGGCCGTGCACTCGGTGCAGTCGCGGGCGCTGGGGGATGGGGTGGCCCGCGTGCCGGTCGGCGTGCCCGAGGCGCGCGCGGCTGTGCTAGGGTCTTCCGCGTGA
- a CDS encoding class I SAM-dependent methyltransferase, with amino-acid sequence MTIPPTDHPARFLGRADAYAVARPGYPAALGTWLEEAGLLSGGVADIGAGTGRFTALLLSGGARVAAVEPNPEMRAHLETSLEGAVRAGQLSVHAGTSASTGLPDASAGLITAAQAAHWFDPARTVPEFRRVLRPGGRVLLVWNDWRAADSPFNRAYGEVVRAFTGDDPLRTCVLKDELPQHLPGGFTRHAFTHGHPLTREGLRALATSVSYLPNRGDETYPALERALDGAFDRHAQEGEVTLAYQTQAFLGRLD; translated from the coding sequence ATGACCATCCCGCCGACCGATCACCCCGCGCGCTTCCTGGGCCGCGCCGACGCGTACGCGGTCGCCCGGCCCGGTTACCCCGCTGCCCTGGGCACGTGGCTGGAGGAGGCCGGGCTGCTGTCGGGCGGCGTGGCGGATATCGGGGCGGGCACCGGGCGGTTCACGGCGCTGCTGCTCTCGGGCGGGGCGCGCGTGGCGGCGGTGGAACCCAACCCGGAGATGCGCGCGCACCTCGAAACCAGCCTGGAGGGTGCCGTCCGCGCCGGACAGTTGAGCGTCCACGCGGGCACGTCGGCGTCCACCGGGCTGCCGGACGCCAGCGCCGGGCTGATCACGGCGGCGCAGGCCGCGCACTGGTTCGACCCGGCCCGCACCGTCCCGGAGTTCCGGCGGGTGCTGCGGCCCGGCGGGCGCGTGCTGCTCGTCTGGAACGACTGGCGCGCGGCGGACAGTCCCTTCAACCGTGCGTACGGCGAGGTCGTCCGGGCCTTCACCGGGGACGACCCGCTGCGGACCTGCGTGCTGAAGGACGAACTGCCCCAGCATCTCCCCGGCGGGTTCACGCGGCACGCCTTCACGCACGGGCACCCCCTGACGCGCGAGGGCCTACGCGCCCTGGCGACCAGCGTCAGCTACCTGCCGAACCGCGGGGACGAGACCTACCCGGCGCTGGAGCGCGCGCTGGACGGCGCCTTCGACCGGCACGCGCAGGAAGGAGAGGTCACCCTGGCGTACCAGACTCAGGCGTTCCTGGGCCGCCTGGACTGA